The following coding sequences lie in one Streptomyces sp. NBC_00510 genomic window:
- a CDS encoding SDR family oxidoreductase — MSMTVDLSDRVAVVTGGTRGVGAGIARAFAEAGARVVVCARRPPSGPGPDGADFRAVDLRDPAAVAEVIGAVAETYGRIDVLVNNAGGTPYRLLGEAGPERHARVVELNLLAPLNASLAVRQVMARQQEGGAVVMIGSVSGGRPSPGTAAYGAAKAGLESLARSMAVEWAPLIRVNTLVLGMVRTESSHLHYGDEDGVAAVERTVPLGRLAEPAEVGDACVFLASERARYISGASLHLHGGGEAPAFLAAARDGRGAGWAG; from the coding sequence GTGAGCATGACTGTCGATCTGTCGGACCGGGTGGCCGTCGTCACCGGCGGCACGCGCGGGGTCGGCGCCGGCATCGCCCGCGCGTTCGCCGAGGCCGGTGCCCGCGTCGTGGTCTGCGCCCGCCGCCCGCCGTCCGGGCCGGGCCCCGACGGGGCCGACTTCCGGGCGGTGGACCTGCGCGACCCGGCCGCCGTAGCCGAGGTCATCGGCGCGGTGGCGGAGACCTACGGGCGCATCGACGTCCTGGTCAACAACGCGGGCGGGACGCCCTACCGGCTGCTCGGCGAGGCGGGACCCGAACGGCACGCGCGGGTCGTCGAGCTCAATCTGCTGGCGCCGCTCAACGCCTCGCTCGCCGTCCGCCAGGTGATGGCCCGTCAGCAAGAGGGTGGCGCGGTCGTGATGATCGGCAGCGTCAGCGGCGGCCGTCCCTCACCGGGAACGGCGGCCTATGGCGCGGCCAAGGCGGGCCTGGAGAGCCTGGCCCGCTCCATGGCCGTCGAATGGGCCCCGCTGATCCGCGTGAACACCCTGGTGCTCGGCATGGTCCGCACCGAGTCGTCGCACCTGCACTACGGGGACGAGGACGGCGTCGCCGCCGTGGAGCGCACGGTGCCGCTCGGGCGGCTCGCGGAGCCGGCGGAGGTGGGGGACGCCTGTGTCTTCCTCGCCTCCGAGAGGGCCCGTTACATCAGCGGCGCCAGCCTGCACCTGCACGGCGGCGGCGAGGCTCCGGCGTTCCTCGCCGCGGCCCGGGACGGAAGGGGAGCGGGATGGGCGGGATGA
- a CDS encoding enoyl-CoA hydratase family protein, with product MTVSTAHPEPGVAAVTVDHPPVNALPVRGWYELADALRAAGRDPGTRCVVLRAKGRGFNAGVDLKEMQRTAGHTALIGANRGCYEAFAAVYECEVPVVAAVQGHCLGGGVGLVGNADAVVAAEDASFGLPELDRGALGAATHLARLVPQHLMRTLYFTSRTVTAAELHRHGSVWQVVPRGELDAAALALAREIAAKDGELLRLAKAAINGIDPVDVRRSYRFEQGFTFEANLSGVADRHRDAFVSRSGSGSGGRR from the coding sequence ATGACTGTCTCCACCGCGCACCCCGAACCCGGCGTCGCCGCCGTCACCGTCGACCACCCGCCGGTCAACGCCCTCCCCGTACGCGGCTGGTACGAGCTGGCGGACGCCCTGCGCGCCGCCGGCCGCGACCCGGGCACCCGCTGCGTCGTCCTGCGCGCCAAGGGCCGCGGCTTCAACGCGGGCGTCGACCTGAAGGAGATGCAGCGCACCGCGGGCCACACGGCCCTGATCGGCGCCAACCGCGGCTGCTACGAGGCCTTCGCCGCCGTCTACGAGTGCGAGGTGCCGGTCGTCGCCGCCGTGCAGGGGCACTGCCTGGGCGGTGGCGTCGGTCTGGTCGGCAACGCGGACGCCGTCGTCGCCGCCGAGGACGCCTCCTTCGGCCTTCCCGAGCTGGACCGCGGCGCCCTGGGCGCGGCCACCCACCTCGCGCGGCTGGTCCCCCAGCACTTGATGCGCACGCTCTACTTCACCTCCCGCACCGTCACCGCCGCCGAACTCCACCGCCACGGCTCGGTCTGGCAGGTCGTGCCCCGCGGGGAACTCGACGCCGCGGCCCTCGCCCTCGCCCGCGAGATCGCGGCCAAGGACGGCGAGCTGCTCCGCCTCGCCAAGGCCGCCATCAACGGCATCGACCCCGTCGACGTCCGCCGCAGCTACCGCTTCGAACAGGGCTTCACCTTCGAGGCCAACCTCAGTGGCGTCGCGGACCGGCACCGCGACGCCTTCGTGTCCCGTTCCGGGTCCGGGTCCGGGGGGCGACGATGA